TGTGTTTTCATCAGGATTTTCTATGGAGAGTTTCAGATATTGTTCCCCTTTTTGTTTCAGCAGCTTGGCAACCGAAGCATCAGACAGAAGGTCATTTAGATGTGACATGTCAGGATGGTCCAGAAGAATCACTGCATGGGAATGTGTGATGGCGGATTTCAATAATCCCACCGGATCATTCAAATCCTCATCCCCGGCATCAATATGGTATTCATCAAGAATCTCTTTGCGGATGCCTTTAAAAACCATATCCTGGCTAAGGAGAAGAACAGGTTTTGTTGGTTTGTACCATTCTTTATCATGGTAGGATTTCTTAAGCAGATAGGGGATAAGTGCTGATTCGGTATTGCAACAGAGCATGATATCCGGTTGCCAGTAGAGGTATTCCAGGGTTTGGATCGCTGTATGGTTGAAAATTGCAGTGCAGCTTTCCCATTGTTCGTACTGACTCAGGTCATGGGATTCGGCAATGGGCCGGGTAATTTTTTTAAATAACTCGGGGTAGACCAAGAAGTAAACCTGAACCCGGGTTTCGGGAATAAAGGCTGACTTCACAGAAGGAACAATCTCTCCATCCTTATAAGGGACAGGAATTTCCTTAAGGCGGATTACCTCCCGCAGGATATATTTTCTGTCCGAAATAAACCCGTATTTGGGCATGTATAGGCGAATATCAATCTTATTCTCATTATAGACGGTTGATACTGCCTGAAGGAAATCACCGGTCAGTGAAGACTCAGTGAAAGGAGTTATTTTTCGTGTCGAGGCATAAATGCGTAATGTCATAGTTGCTCTTATTGTAATTGTGTTAACATTTCCTGTGCTTTTTGGTAGTATTCACTATAGGGATAATGGGAAATGAGCCGTTCAAATTCCTCTTTGGCCTTCTCTTTCTGTCCCAGTTTCAGGTAGCAGTAACCCAATTTCAACTGAGCATCGTCATATTTACCTTTTTGGGTGAATGTGAATACTTTTTCAAATTCCACAAGAGCCCGTTGGTAGTTACCTTTCATATAATACGCTTCTGCAAGCCAATACTGGGCATTATCTGCCAGTTCATGATCCGGGTTGGTCCGTAGAAGGTCTGAAAATTTTTCGATTGCTTTGTCGTATTGTTTGTTTTGAAAATCACCAAGGCTTCCTACATAGTCTCCTTTAAAGACTTCAGGGGATCGTCGTCCAGGATGTGAAGTTGCAGTTGCGGGTCCGGTGGCTGGGGCTGATTTCAAGGCTTCGTTTAGTTCACTGATTTTATTTTTCAGGTATTGAATATCTTCCAGAATGCTGTAATTGATGCTGTCAATGAAAGCCGTACTTTGTTGAAAATTCATTCCACCCGATTTAAGCTGTTTCAGTTCTGTTGCCAGGGAGTTCTGGCGGACATTCAAGGCTTCAATTTGTGAATTCAGTTTTTTTACCTCTTTGATCACTGTTTCCAGATCACTCCGGGAGACAGGCGTACCGGGACCGGTTTCAATCCCCTCAACTTTACTCTTGACCAGTTCGAGATCCTTGGCAAGCGCATCAATTTTTTCATGGGCTGCCTCATCTGTCAGGTTTTTCGGACCGGAACACCCGAAAACAAAGAGTGCGGACAGGATGACACTCGCGATAATAACAGTTCTGCCTTTCATAATAAGCCCTTTTTTATATAGATGTTATTCCACTTAAATAATTTAAATTATTCTGATTAAAAGAACAATGAAAAAGCGGGCAATCCGGTTTATCCGTCGTAAACCAAGAACTTTGACAAGATTGTCGTGATGCCGTGGATATCTTCGATACCGGCCATTTCGCGGACAGAATGCATGGATAGCATCCCGATACCGGCATCCAGGGTTTTCAAACCCAGTTGTGCAGAGACGAGAGGCCCGATGGTAGAGCCGCAGGGGAGGTCGGACCGGTGGACATAGGTTTGAACCGGCACACCGGCATCCCGGGCAATTTCCCTGAAAAGAGCCGATGTATACAATGATGTGGCATAACGGTTCTGGGCATTCACCTTTAATGCCGGACCCCGGTTCATGTACACCGGATGAACCGGTTCATGCAGTTCAGCATAATTGGGATGAGTGGCATGCACACCGTCGGCGGAAAAGAGAACAGATTCTGAAAGACTGCGTAGAAAGGATTCACGGTCCATGCCCTGACTCAGCCCGACCCGTTCCATGACGGATCCCAGGAAAAAGGAATCCCCGCCCTTGAGTGTTTTGGAACCTGTTTCTTCATGATCAAAACAAACGGTAAGAGCATTGTAATCAGGAACTGTCCCTACATCCGGAAGTGCCTGAATGGCTGCATAACACATGGTCAGATTGTCAATCCTCCCGGATAACAGAAATTCTTCCTCCGGTCCACCCAGCGCTGCAGGTTGTGTATCATATAATTCAAGCTGATAGTCCACAATTGACCGGGCATCAGCCCCGATTTCACGGCCAAGCCAGCGGATAAATGCCTCTTGATCAAATGGTTGTTCCGGATTATCCATTCTGAATAAGGGGACAAGTTGGGTTTGTTTATTCAGCTTCAGTCCCTCATCATTTACCTGGCGGTTCAGGTGAATGGCCGCCTGGGGAATGCGGAGCACCGGTCGTGGACACTGCCATAAACGGGTGACAATTTTGCCGGTTGACTCCCTTACAAGAATCCTGCCTGCCAGGGATAAATCCCGGTCAGTCCAGCTTGCCAATAAGGGACCACCGTAGACCTCTGCACCCAAAAGAACAGCTCCCTGTTTGACATGTACCGCATTGGGCTTGAGTCTGAACCCTGGGGAATCCGTATGAGCGGCAGCAATGTTCCATCGTTGATTTCCAGCCGTTTTTTTCCCCAATAAACCTGCAATAAACCCTGTATCTTCACGAACCAGATAAAAGCCTTCTCCAGGTTCCAAGGACCAGTGCTCATTTTCCTGTATTTCCCGGTACCCTTTTTGCTCTGCCATGGTTTTCAATGCATTGACGGCATGTGAAGCCGTGGGAGATGCATTCAGAAACTGTATGAGGTTTAAGTTTTTCTTTTTTGAAGTTTTCATCTTTCGATCCTTTCATGTATAGGTCAAACTTTTTGAAATCTACATGCTTTTTACATGAATCTCAAAAAGAGACTCCATAATTTCTGTAACGTTTCTTTTCGGAAACAGACAAAAAATCCAAAACGAGGTTTGCATGAAAAGGATGTTGCACAGATTATTTTTGCTTCTGTTCATGGCTTCACTGTTGTTCGCAGCTGTTCCGGAGGAACTTGTCCGCCTGCAGAAATATGAGGTCATTTCGGGAAAGGAAGATGAAAAAGCCTTTATCGCGCTTCATTTTGTGATCGAACAGGGCTGGCATATCAACAGCCATGATCCATTGGATGAATATTCCATCCCGGCCCGTATTACCCTGAATGATAATCCATATTTTTCTGTGGAAAGAGTGCAATATCCTGAACCCCATCTGGTTGACCTTGAGTCCCTGGGAGGAAAAAGCTCAGTGTATGATGGAACAGTCATCATTGGCGTGTACCTCAACCAAGAACAGCCTTTACCTGCAAGCACTACCCTGAACGGAACCCTCTCCTACCAGGGTTGTGATAATGAGGTGTGCCTTATCCCTATGGAAACGGGGTTTTCTATCTCAGTTGAGAAAGAAAGCCTGGTAAAAACAACTCCGGATGAGACAGAGAAGCCACTTCAATCCCAGACGATGAAAAACCCCCCTGTCAAAGATATTAAACCTGTACAAAACACTGAAGAAAAGATCCCTGAAATAGAATCAGTTGTCACAGAGGGGGATTTTCAGGCTCCTGTAGAGGAGAATCCCCTTGGATCCCGGAATTTCTTTTGGGTATTGATTCTGGTATTTTTGGGGGGATTGGCATTGAACCTGACTCCATGCGTATATCCCCTTATACCTGTGACAATCAGTTATTTTGGGTCCCAGAAAGCAAAAGGCAACGTCCTGATACTGGCGCTGCTTTATGTGCTGGGTATGGCTATCACATACTCGGTTCTGGGAACTGCAGCGGCTCTGTCCGGAAGTCTCTTCGGCTCCCTGATGACCAGCCCCCTGGTCCTGATCCTGCTGGCACTGCTGATGCTGGCCCTTTCATTGAGCATGTTCGGCCTTTATGAATTCCGGCTGCCCTATGCCCTGACCCAGCTAGGTGGTGGAAGCAGGTCCGGTTATGCCGGTTCTCTGATGATGGGACTCACGATGGGCATCGTGGCAGCTCCCTGTATCGGTCCTTTTGTGATTAGTCTGCTGACCTATGTGGCAGCCTCTGGGAGCGCTCTAACCGGATTTCTCCTCTTTTTTACCATGTCTCTTGGACTGGGGATTCCTTATATCTTCCTGGCCATGTTTTCCGCTAAACTGGATGCCCTCCCCCGGTCCGGAGAGTGGCTGAACGGCGTGCGCATCTTTTTTGGACTGGTTCTGGTCGGGATGGCAATCTGGTTTATTCATCCCCTTTTGAATCCGCCTTTTTCCAGGGTTCTGCTACCTGGATACCTGATTCTGGCCGGTTTTTACTTTGCTGTTTTTAACCGCGCCGGCGAATCATCTGCCGGTTTCCGGAGAATCAAATGGATCCTCAGTATGGCCGCTGTAATTGCCGGAACCTGGATGATTAAACCGGAAACAGGTCCACAAACCATACTGGATTGGCAATCCTATTCAAACGTTGTTCTCCAGAAGGCTGATGAAGAAGACCGCTATGTAATGATTGACTTTTATTCCGACAGCTGCGTGCCCTGTAAAGAGCTGGATGCCATCACGTTTCGTGATCCGGAAGTTGTTGATATGTTAAAGAGCTTTACCGTCATCAAAGTGGACCTGACACGTGGTGGTGAAGATCTTATTGATATGTATGATATTAAGGGTTTTCCCACGGTAGTGTTCCTGGATCCTGACGGGCGGGAAATTCGAAATGCACGACTTCTGGGTTTTGAAAAGCCCCGCGATTTCCTGAATCGCCTGACACAACTGAAAAATCAAAAATAAGTGCATTTTATCTGATTGTATAACGTGTTCCATCCCTGATTTTTATGTTTAAGACCTTTTCCATGATTCTTTAAAAGAAACTTCGTACTTTATAATCAGCAAATGAAAGTTG
This window of the Candidatus Neomarinimicrobiota bacterium genome carries:
- a CDS encoding M18 family aminopeptidase, with the protein product MKTSKKKNLNLIQFLNASPTASHAVNALKTMAEQKGYREIQENEHWSLEPGEGFYLVREDTGFIAGLLGKKTAGNQRWNIAAAHTDSPGFRLKPNAVHVKQGAVLLGAEVYGGPLLASWTDRDLSLAGRILVRESTGKIVTRLWQCPRPVLRIPQAAIHLNRQVNDEGLKLNKQTQLVPLFRMDNPEQPFDQEAFIRWLGREIGADARSIVDYQLELYDTQPAALGGPEEEFLLSGRIDNLTMCYAAIQALPDVGTVPDYNALTVCFDHEETGSKTLKGGDSFFLGSVMERVGLSQGMDRESFLRSLSESVLFSADGVHATHPNYAELHEPVHPVYMNRGPALKVNAQNRYATSLYTSALFREIARDAGVPVQTYVHRSDLPCGSTIGPLVSAQLGLKTLDAGIGMLSMHSVREMAGIEDIHGITTILSKFLVYDG
- a CDS encoding protein-disulfide reductase DsbD encodes the protein MKRMLHRLFLLLFMASLLFAAVPEELVRLQKYEVISGKEDEKAFIALHFVIEQGWHINSHDPLDEYSIPARITLNDNPYFSVERVQYPEPHLVDLESLGGKSSVYDGTVIIGVYLNQEQPLPASTTLNGTLSYQGCDNEVCLIPMETGFSISVEKESLVKTTPDETEKPLQSQTMKNPPVKDIKPVQNTEEKIPEIESVVTEGDFQAPVEENPLGSRNFFWVLILVFLGGLALNLTPCVYPLIPVTISYFGSQKAKGNVLILALLYVLGMAITYSVLGTAAALSGSLFGSLMTSPLVLILLALLMLALSLSMFGLYEFRLPYALTQLGGGSRSGYAGSLMMGLTMGIVAAPCIGPFVISLLTYVAASGSALTGFLLFFTMSLGLGIPYIFLAMFSAKLDALPRSGEWLNGVRIFFGLVLVGMAIWFIHPLLNPPFSRVLLPGYLILAGFYFAVFNRAGESSAGFRRIKWILSMAAVIAGTWMIKPETGPQTILDWQSYSNVVLQKADEEDRYVMIDFYSDSCVPCKELDAITFRDPEVVDMLKSFTVIKVDLTRGGEDLIDMYDIKGFPTVVFLDPDGREIRNARLLGFEKPRDFLNRLTQLKNQK